One window of the Archaeoglobus sulfaticallidus PM70-1 genome contains the following:
- a CDS encoding TIGR00304 family membrane protein, which yields MDYIIFGFGLIMIGLAMLSLSTHANVGGIILIGPIPIVFGSSPESASLALILGLFFFVMMFALMRR from the coding sequence ATGGACTACATCATTTTCGGTTTTGGGTTAATCATGATCGGTCTGGCTATGCTGTCACTCTCCACTCATGCAAATGTAGGAGGGATTATCCTGATAGGGCCAATACCGATAGTTTTTGGCAGCTCTCCAGAGTCTGCTAGCCTGGCACTTATCTTGGGATTGTTCTTTTTCGTGATGATGTTCGCTCTGATGAGAAGGTGA
- a CDS encoding TIGR00304 family membrane protein, translating into MLGIIAMLIILTGILLIFFGLISRPPDYEEWRDWDEEMEEIDYRKVDAKKMDTEPRREVKSAGIVMIGPIPIIFGDSRMALYLAILAIFMMFLFLITIRGWFAV; encoded by the coding sequence ATGCTTGGCATAATCGCTATGCTGATAATCCTGACAGGAATCCTGCTTATATTCTTCGGTTTAATCTCCCGGCCACCAGATTATGAAGAATGGAGGGATTGGGATGAAGAGATGGAAGAAATAGATTACAGGAAAGTTGATGCTAAAAAGATGGATACCGAACCGAGAAGAGAGGTAAAATCTGCTGGAATCGTTATGATAGGACCGATACCGATAATTTTTGGGGACTCGAGAATGGCATTGTATCTTGCTATTCTGGCAATATTCATGATGTTCCTATTTCTGATAACCATAAGGGGGTGGTTTGCTGTCTGA
- a CDS encoding pyruvate kinase alpha/beta domain-containing protein yields the protein MLSEIWYFEKPGKQNTERTLELAVKRAEELGIRYIVVASSTGETALKLIELVEGKNIKPVVVTYHRGFYREGEDSMDKSTEERIREKAILVRQSHILSGLERSISRKLGGASRTEAIAEALRSLFGHGLKVCVEITIMAADSGAIPIEEVIAVGGRARGADTAVVIRPAHMNNFFDMQIKEIICIPREKR from the coding sequence TTGCTGTCTGAAATATGGTACTTCGAGAAACCCGGAAAGCAGAATACAGAACGAACACTCGAGCTTGCTGTAAAAAGGGCTGAAGAGCTTGGAATAAGGTACATTGTGGTTGCATCTTCGACCGGAGAGACCGCTTTAAAGCTGATAGAATTGGTTGAGGGGAAGAACATAAAGCCCGTAGTTGTAACATATCATCGCGGGTTCTACAGAGAAGGAGAAGACTCAATGGATAAAAGCACCGAGGAGAGAATAAGAGAGAAGGCAATACTTGTAAGGCAATCGCACATTCTTTCAGGTCTGGAGAGAAGCATATCCAGAAAGCTGGGAGGTGCTTCAAGGACTGAGGCTATAGCAGAGGCTCTGAGATCTCTGTTCGGGCACGGACTTAAGGTTTGCGTTGAAATAACCATAATGGCTGCAGACAGCGGAGCGATACCGATTGAAGAGGTCATAGCTGTAGGTGGAAGAGCCAGAGGTGCTGACACAGCGGTTGTTATCCGTCCGGCACACATGAACAACTTCTTCGACATGCAGATAAAGGAAATAATCTGCATTCCGAGGGAAAAGAGATAA
- a CDS encoding long-chain-fatty-acid--CoA ligase has product MENVVGKNIREVSGEEIDRFWTKSYDEGVRPSIEYPEIPLYELLENSASKYPENVALDFIGKAIKYRELDDIANRVASFLYENGYEKSRVILGCPNTPHYVATYYGILKAGSIVVQCNPMYTERELRHIAENSESKIMFAFEPMFPRLKALLDEGLLVDVVICKIEDYLKFPLNFLYSLKKQKVSIDRKVMYWKDVMKYPPTDKRVNVNPKEDVAVFQYTGGTTGLPKAVMLTHFNLVANIYQLMEWLPEVNENDVIMGALPYFHSYGMTTSMNLPIAVGAKIVLIPDPRDLKRVLESIQKHRVTLYCGVPTMYNAINNYPEVNKYDLSSIRACVSGAAPLPLEVKRKFEELTGGKLVEGYGLSETSPVTHANPINGVNKEGSIGLPIPDTIAVVVDSEGNILPIGETGELAIKGPQVMKGYYKMEEETKNTLINGWLLTGDIAKIDEDGYFYIVDRKKDMIIAGGYNIYPREVEEVLYEHPDIVEAAVIGVPDPKRGETVKAFVVLREGANVTAEDIEKFCRQHLAAYKVPRIIEFKKELPKSNVGKVLRRVLKEEEMKKKD; this is encoded by the coding sequence ATGGAAAATGTTGTTGGGAAGAACATACGAGAAGTTTCTGGTGAGGAAATAGACAGGTTCTGGACGAAAAGCTATGATGAGGGCGTCAGGCCGAGCATAGAGTATCCTGAGATCCCTCTGTATGAGCTGCTGGAGAACTCTGCAAGCAAATATCCGGAAAATGTGGCCCTCGACTTTATAGGCAAGGCAATCAAATACAGAGAGCTGGATGATATTGCCAACAGGGTTGCAAGCTTTTTGTACGAGAACGGATACGAGAAGAGCAGGGTTATCCTTGGATGTCCGAACACTCCACATTATGTTGCAACATATTATGGTATCCTTAAGGCAGGCTCCATAGTTGTCCAGTGCAATCCAATGTATACCGAGAGAGAGCTGAGACATATTGCGGAAAATAGCGAATCGAAAATCATGTTCGCCTTTGAGCCCATGTTCCCGAGGCTTAAGGCATTGCTGGATGAGGGTTTGCTTGTGGATGTGGTCATTTGCAAGATAGAGGATTACCTCAAGTTCCCGCTCAACTTTCTTTATTCTTTGAAGAAACAGAAGGTCAGCATCGATAGGAAGGTGATGTACTGGAAGGATGTTATGAAATACCCACCAACAGATAAGCGGGTGAATGTAAATCCGAAAGAAGATGTAGCGGTCTTCCAGTACACTGGAGGGACTACAGGCCTTCCAAAGGCGGTTATGCTCACACACTTTAACTTGGTAGCAAACATTTATCAGCTTATGGAGTGGCTGCCAGAGGTGAATGAAAACGATGTTATCATGGGTGCTCTGCCCTACTTCCACTCATATGGTATGACAACGAGCATGAATTTGCCCATCGCAGTTGGTGCAAAGATCGTTCTTATACCCGATCCCAGAGACCTGAAAAGGGTTCTTGAGTCGATCCAGAAGCACAGAGTAACGCTTTACTGTGGAGTGCCCACGATGTACAATGCGATAAACAACTACCCGGAGGTAAACAAGTACGATCTGAGCTCGATAAGGGCGTGTGTGAGTGGTGCAGCTCCTTTGCCGCTTGAGGTAAAGAGAAAGTTTGAGGAACTCACAGGTGGAAAGCTCGTTGAAGGTTATGGATTAAGTGAGACATCTCCTGTTACCCATGCGAATCCAATAAATGGAGTCAACAAGGAGGGAAGCATCGGCTTACCAATTCCCGATACCATCGCGGTGGTTGTTGATTCTGAGGGTAACATCCTTCCGATCGGAGAGACTGGAGAACTGGCAATAAAAGGACCCCAGGTTATGAAAGGATATTACAAGATGGAAGAAGAAACGAAGAACACGCTAATCAATGGATGGCTGCTAACTGGAGACATAGCCAAGATAGATGAGGATGGATACTTCTACATCGTTGACAGGAAGAAGGATATGATCATCGCTGGAGGGTACAACATATATCCAAGAGAGGTTGAAGAAGTTTTGTACGAGCATCCAGATATTGTTGAGGCGGCTGTTATTGGTGTTCCCGATCCGAAGAGAGGTGAAACCGTAAAGGCATTCGTTGTGCTGCGAGAGGGAGCGAATGTTACTGCTGAAGATATTGAGAAGTTCTGCAGACAGCATCTCGCAGCATACAAGGTTCCGAGGATCATAGAGTTCAAGAAAGAGCTTCCGAAATCGAATGTTGGCAAGGTTTTGAGGAGAGTCCTCAAGGAAGAGGAGATGAAAAAGAAGGATTAA
- the gyrB gene encoding DNA topoisomerase (ATP-hydrolyzing) subunit B has translation MERSEYSAKDIAILSDLEAVRKRPGMYIGGVGIRGLHHLLWEIVDNSIDEALAGYCKNIKVTLHTDGSASVEDDGRGIPTERHSSGKTALELVLTKLHAGGKFDKKAYKVSGGLHGVGLSVVNALSEWLEVWVKRNGRIFYQRYRRGVPEGDVEVIGETDSSGTTIRFKPDEEIFEVTEFRYDIVSKRLKELAFLTKGIRIELYDERSGKNEVFYSEKGISEYIAIINKNKHPIHDVIYFETEKENIQIEIAIQFTNTDFENILAFANNIHTIEGGTHVIGFRSGLTRAINEYGKRFVKKYQPLSGQDIREGLTAIISVKILEPQFEGQTKTKLTNSEVKTAVESAVYSEMLRWLEEHPNSANAIIEKCLLALKARQAAKRARELVKRKNDIAITLPGKLADCSSKNVEERELYIVEGESAGGSAKQARDRTFQAILPLRGKILNVEKAGLSKALKNEEIRAIASAIGAGIGSDFDITKARYKRIIIMTDADVDGSHIRTLLLTFFYRHMRPLIENGYLYIAQPPLYRIKKKNKLYYAYSEKELEDLLKRIGNAEVQRYKGLGEMNPEQLWETTMNPKTRILLQVTIEEALQAEELFSILMGEDVEARRQFIIENAKSVRNLDI, from the coding sequence ATGGAGCGATCAGAGTATTCAGCCAAGGATATCGCGATACTGTCAGATCTTGAGGCAGTGAGAAAGAGACCGGGGATGTATATAGGGGGAGTTGGGATAAGAGGTCTGCATCATCTTCTGTGGGAGATCGTAGATAACTCCATAGACGAGGCTTTAGCGGGCTACTGCAAGAATATAAAGGTCACGCTTCATACCGATGGTTCTGCGAGTGTTGAAGATGATGGTAGAGGGATTCCAACGGAAAGGCACAGCAGCGGGAAAACAGCCTTAGAACTCGTTCTGACAAAGCTTCATGCTGGAGGAAAGTTCGATAAAAAGGCGTATAAGGTCTCTGGAGGGTTACATGGCGTTGGATTGAGTGTCGTAAACGCTCTCTCGGAGTGGCTAGAGGTATGGGTCAAGAGAAACGGTAGGATCTTTTATCAGAGGTACAGAAGGGGTGTGCCAGAGGGAGATGTTGAGGTTATAGGGGAAACCGATTCCAGCGGAACAACCATAAGATTCAAGCCTGATGAGGAGATCTTTGAGGTTACAGAGTTCAGATACGATATAGTATCAAAAAGACTTAAAGAACTGGCTTTTCTGACAAAAGGGATCAGAATTGAGCTATATGATGAAAGAAGTGGAAAAAATGAGGTTTTCTACTCCGAGAAAGGTATTTCCGAATATATTGCGATCATAAACAAAAACAAGCATCCGATTCACGATGTTATTTATTTTGAGACTGAGAAAGAAAATATTCAGATCGAGATTGCCATACAGTTCACCAATACAGATTTCGAGAACATTCTGGCCTTTGCAAACAACATTCACACGATTGAAGGGGGCACTCATGTAATTGGATTCAGATCCGGGCTGACGAGGGCTATAAACGAGTATGGAAAAAGATTCGTGAAAAAGTATCAACCTCTGAGTGGACAGGATATCAGAGAAGGCTTAACAGCAATAATATCTGTCAAAATCCTGGAACCTCAGTTTGAGGGTCAGACGAAGACCAAGCTAACCAATTCAGAGGTGAAGACTGCCGTAGAGTCAGCAGTTTACAGTGAAATGCTGAGGTGGCTTGAGGAGCATCCGAACTCGGCGAATGCAATAATAGAGAAATGCCTGCTGGCGTTGAAAGCTAGGCAAGCTGCTAAAAGGGCGAGAGAGCTTGTAAAAAGAAAGAACGATATAGCAATAACACTCCCGGGCAAACTGGCGGACTGCTCATCAAAGAATGTCGAGGAGAGGGAGCTATACATCGTAGAGGGAGAATCTGCAGGAGGTTCTGCAAAGCAGGCAAGAGACAGAACCTTTCAGGCGATTTTGCCGCTTAGAGGAAAGATTCTGAATGTCGAGAAGGCTGGACTATCCAAAGCTTTGAAGAATGAGGAGATCAGGGCGATAGCATCCGCAATAGGTGCGGGAATCGGCAGCGACTTCGACATAACCAAAGCGAGGTACAAGAGAATAATCATAATGACCGATGCCGATGTCGATGGCTCGCACATAAGAACCCTTCTGCTGACCTTCTTCTACAGGCACATGAGGCCGCTCATAGAGAATGGCTACCTGTATATTGCCCAGCCACCTCTGTACAGAATAAAGAAGAAGAACAAGCTGTACTATGCCTACTCCGAAAAGGAGCTGGAGGATTTGCTGAAAAGGATTGGTAATGCTGAAGTGCAGAGATACAAGGGTCTTGGAGAGATGAATCCCGAGCAGCTATGGGAGACCACCATGAACCCGAAAACGAGAATTCTGCTTCAGGTTACGATAGAAGAGGCGCTTCAAGCAGAAGAACTGTTTTCAATTTTAATGGGCGAGGATGTGGAAGCGAGAAGGCAGTTCATAATTGAAAATGCCAAGAGTGTTAGAAATCTTGACATTTAG
- the gyrA gene encoding DNA gyrase subunit A, with amino-acid sequence MELIRDISEELKTSYIDYAMSVIIGRAIPDVRDGLKPVQRRILYAMYEMNLTSNRPHRKSARIVGDVLGKYHPHGDSAVYDALVRMAQDFSMRYPLIDGQGNFGSIDGDVPAAMRYTEARLTKIAEELLEDIDKDTVDFVPNFDSTLEEPSALPAKIPNLLINGSSGIAVGMATNMPPHNISEICRAIIAYIENPLISIKDLMKIVKGPDFPTGGIIVGKDGIKDVYETGKGKLIVRGRVEFEGNAIIIKEIPYQVNKAKLVEKIAELVRDGKLEEVKFVRDESDREGIRVVIELRRGDFDTVVNKLYAYTQLQTTFGVINLAIVNGTPKILNLKELISEFVNHRRNVIYRRTQYLLKKAEERYHILEGLMIALRNIDEVISIIKSSESPDTAKKSLMERFELSEVQANSILQMRLQRLTALEMETLTREYSELKDKIKDFKDIISSERRIDDIIIKELKEIIEKYGDERRTKIVSELEEISFEDLVTQEDNIIVITSEGYVKRMDIETFRTQRRGGVGVIGVSLRQNDYPEIVSVCNTHHKLLFFTKSKAYWINAYEIPKQDRNGKGIHLKNFISLSEGEKVVSVVSVPDFDGEVVILTEDGYIKRTKLSEFENAKRGGVSCNSAFVRLLKGDIILISTKMGLTAKIPVSNVPRYSRTAKGVRAINMQKGDSIAGLTFADGDGYLLTLTEKGFGKRTPVEEYRLTRRGAKGVRNIRITSKNGHVVFAEFVKGGEELLTMSEDGYAIKISVDEIPVYSRNSAGVSVSKKGIKCAVLI; translated from the coding sequence ATGGAGTTAATAAGGGACATTAGCGAGGAATTGAAGACTTCCTATATCGATTATGCAATGAGCGTAATCATTGGAAGAGCGATTCCTGATGTGCGGGATGGTCTGAAGCCCGTCCAGAGGAGGATCCTCTACGCGATGTATGAGATGAATCTCACGAGCAACAGACCTCACAGGAAGTCGGCGAGAATAGTTGGTGATGTTCTCGGTAAGTACCACCCGCATGGAGACTCCGCAGTTTACGATGCTCTTGTGAGAATGGCCCAGGACTTCAGCATGAGGTACCCGCTGATAGACGGGCAGGGAAACTTCGGATCAATAGATGGAGATGTTCCCGCTGCGATGCGATATACTGAGGCGAGGCTGACCAAGATAGCGGAAGAGTTGCTGGAGGATATCGACAAGGATACCGTTGACTTCGTCCCGAACTTCGACTCAACACTCGAAGAGCCTTCAGCCCTTCCAGCAAAGATACCAAACCTGCTGATCAATGGTTCAAGTGGCATTGCGGTTGGAATGGCAACGAACATGCCACCTCACAACATATCTGAGATCTGCAGGGCCATTATAGCCTACATAGAGAACCCACTGATCAGCATCAAGGATCTCATGAAGATCGTTAAGGGCCCTGATTTCCCGACTGGCGGGATAATAGTCGGAAAGGATGGCATAAAGGATGTTTACGAGACCGGAAAGGGCAAGCTCATCGTGAGAGGGAGAGTTGAGTTCGAGGGCAATGCGATCATAATAAAGGAGATACCGTATCAGGTCAACAAAGCCAAACTTGTGGAGAAGATTGCCGAACTCGTTAGGGATGGCAAGCTTGAAGAGGTTAAGTTCGTAAGAGATGAGTCGGACAGGGAGGGCATAAGAGTTGTAATCGAGCTGAGGCGTGGGGATTTTGATACGGTTGTGAACAAGCTCTACGCATACACTCAGCTTCAAACTACCTTCGGTGTTATAAATCTGGCCATCGTTAACGGAACACCAAAGATACTGAACCTGAAGGAGTTGATTTCAGAGTTCGTCAACCACAGAAGGAATGTTATCTACAGAAGAACGCAGTATCTCCTGAAAAAAGCTGAAGAGAGATACCACATCCTTGAGGGGCTCATGATAGCATTGAGAAACATCGATGAGGTCATAAGCATTATCAAATCCTCTGAATCTCCAGATACAGCTAAAAAATCGCTGATGGAGAGGTTTGAGCTGTCTGAGGTTCAGGCCAACTCAATCCTGCAGATGAGACTGCAGAGGCTGACAGCCCTTGAGATGGAAACTCTGACAAGAGAATACAGCGAACTGAAAGACAAAATAAAGGATTTCAAGGACATAATCTCTTCCGAAAGGAGAATTGACGACATAATCATCAAAGAGCTAAAAGAAATTATAGAGAAATACGGTGATGAGAGAAGAACGAAAATCGTATCAGAGCTGGAGGAGATATCCTTTGAGGACCTCGTAACTCAGGAGGATAACATAATCGTCATCACCTCAGAGGGGTATGTGAAGAGGATGGACATCGAAACATTCAGAACTCAAAGAAGGGGTGGGGTGGGTGTGATAGGAGTGTCCCTCAGACAGAACGACTATCCCGAGATAGTCTCGGTTTGCAACACCCACCACAAGCTGCTCTTCTTCACGAAAAGCAAGGCGTACTGGATTAATGCCTACGAGATACCAAAGCAGGATAGGAACGGGAAAGGAATCCACCTGAAGAATTTCATATCGCTATCTGAGGGAGAGAAAGTCGTATCTGTTGTATCTGTTCCAGATTTCGATGGAGAGGTAGTCATCCTAACAGAAGATGGATACATAAAGAGAACGAAGCTGTCCGAGTTCGAGAATGCGAAGAGAGGTGGTGTTTCATGCAATTCAGCCTTTGTCAGATTACTGAAGGGAGATATTATCCTGATCTCCACGAAGATGGGACTTACAGCAAAGATCCCTGTGAGCAATGTCCCGAGATACAGCAGAACGGCCAAGGGCGTTAGGGCAATAAACATGCAGAAAGGAGATTCCATAGCTGGTTTAACCTTCGCAGACGGTGATGGTTACCTCCTGACCCTGACAGAGAAGGGTTTCGGAAAGAGGACTCCAGTAGAGGAGTACAGGCTAACGAGAAGAGGTGCAAAAGGAGTCAGAAACATAAGAATCACATCCAAAAACGGACATGTAGTGTTCGCTGAATTCGTGAAAGGTGGAGAGGAGCTTCTAACGATGAGCGAGGATGGATATGCAATAAAAATATCGGTGGACGAGATACCGGTATATTCAAGAAATTCTGCCGGGGTTTCAGTGAGCAAGAAAGGTATTAAATGTGCTGTCTTGATCTAA
- a CDS encoding MBL fold metallo-hydrolase encodes MHRLSKHVYLIEKNGGKYPFCNCVYIKDRKTCLIDTGAGDEVIKLKPDFVLNSHWHEDHITNNHLFRAKIGVHELDAEAVESYEEFKKRYGLSDKLVKIFINFEFTKVDFTFRVGDVLNFGDTEVEVIHTPGHSAGHCCFLIDGEMIYLGDIDLTSFGPWYGCLDCDVNDFIESIHTVLKIVDRRGIEMAVSGHKGVVTGEDIKSKLEEYLKRLLDRESKIRDMLSKGIDPENMIGKGLIYRKLPDPVEVFKHFERVMVRKHIERFDTLQQ; translated from the coding sequence ATGCATAGGTTAAGTAAACATGTATATCTAATAGAGAAAAATGGAGGAAAATATCCCTTCTGTAATTGCGTGTATATAAAGGACAGAAAAACCTGTCTGATTGATACCGGAGCGGGAGATGAAGTGATAAAGCTCAAGCCAGATTTTGTACTCAACTCCCACTGGCATGAGGACCACATCACCAACAACCACCTGTTCAGAGCAAAAATCGGTGTGCATGAACTCGATGCAGAAGCTGTGGAGTCATATGAAGAGTTCAAAAAAAGATACGGGCTGTCAGATAAGCTTGTAAAGATATTCATAAATTTCGAGTTTACGAAGGTGGACTTTACTTTTAGAGTCGGGGATGTACTCAATTTTGGAGATACTGAAGTGGAGGTCATCCACACCCCAGGACATTCAGCGGGGCACTGCTGCTTTCTGATAGATGGTGAAATGATATATCTGGGGGATATCGATCTGACCTCCTTCGGGCCTTGGTATGGGTGTCTGGACTGTGATGTGAATGATTTCATCGAATCCATCCATACTGTGTTGAAAATCGTCGATAGGAGAGGGATTGAGATGGCAGTTTCCGGGCATAAGGGGGTTGTTACTGGCGAGGATATCAAATCAAAGCTTGAAGAATACTTGAAGAGGCTGCTAGATAGAGAGAGCAAAATTCGAGATATGCTGAGTAAAGGGATTGATCCTGAAAACATGATAGGAAAGGGCTTGATCTACAGGAAGCTTCCCGATCCAGTCGAAGTTTTCAAGCATTTCGAGAGAGTGATGGTCAGAAAGCACATAGAGCGTTTCGATACACTGCAGCAATAG
- a CDS encoding peptidoglycan DD-metalloendopeptidase family protein encodes MLVAFVLVFLTMPSDAYPVYPNTDSPPVLEFIWNKTNPLNLSTDIYACGPFGIDEGGGFLNQEMAIFFANRSRDPIYAPCNGTVTYFLPWEYFENASEPGKGGEIWIRYGENYAVAYRHIVTVGLNLSEGDIVKQGDVIGYVADWYPEPNFHGGFMEFLVAGRENGSYYYYRPFDFFSNQSKALLLQIWNHSQVKNDFGYNTVTHPWGDVVKFSSTSGDQEIPHKSDFTIKGDFNDNGKVDFEDAMHVAGMVMKKVKPDLSADFNNNGRIDVGDLAKIVYHIMGMAKL; translated from the coding sequence ATGCTGGTTGCTTTTGTATTGGTGTTCCTAACCATGCCATCAGATGCCTATCCGGTGTATCCGAATACTGATTCACCTCCTGTTCTCGAGTTCATATGGAACAAAACGAATCCCCTAAACCTGTCAACGGACATCTATGCCTGTGGACCTTTTGGCATAGATGAGGGTGGTGGCTTTCTGAATCAGGAGATGGCAATATTCTTTGCCAACAGATCACGTGATCCGATTTATGCTCCATGTAATGGAACCGTTACCTATTTCCTTCCATGGGAGTACTTCGAAAATGCTTCCGAGCCTGGAAAAGGAGGAGAGATCTGGATAAGGTATGGTGAAAACTATGCTGTTGCATACAGGCACATCGTAACTGTCGGACTGAACCTGAGTGAGGGCGATATAGTCAAACAGGGTGATGTAATAGGATATGTTGCCGACTGGTATCCAGAGCCCAACTTCCATGGTGGCTTTATGGAGTTTCTTGTAGCTGGCAGGGAAAATGGCAGCTACTACTATTACAGACCATTCGACTTCTTCAGCAACCAGTCAAAGGCTTTACTTCTCCAGATATGGAACCACTCGCAGGTTAAGAACGATTTCGGGTATAACACCGTAACCCATCCATGGGGTGATGTTGTAAAGTTCTCGTCTACCAGTGGGGATCAGGAGATACCGCACAAGAGTGATTTTACCATTAAAGGAGATTTCAACGATAATGGCAAAGTTGATTTTGAGGATGCCATGCATGTTGCTGGAATGGTGATGAAAAAGGTCAAGCCTGATCTGTCTGCTGACTTCAACAACAATGGCAGGATAGATGTTGGAGATCTGGCAAAGATTGTTTACCATATCATGGGAATGGCGAAACTTTAG
- a CDS encoding DUF1850 domain-containing protein produces the protein MRKYLLLLFIIVISPLLISQYMPKSVYLHITGENKECFFPIKDNETLSISFIHSVELTREIDFYRVEGNSFILFKTLTKTAGWGLPSTEKNFSITTYKGEEWFEYRIIRYLKAIEILGYPLNKYSLETENYSINLTEFGNRLRIDIVRENKIYGMFRGCLSEK, from the coding sequence ATGCGGAAATATCTGCTACTGCTATTCATAATAGTAATCTCACCATTACTAATCTCCCAGTATATGCCTAAATCAGTATATCTGCACATAACTGGAGAAAATAAGGAGTGTTTTTTTCCGATCAAAGATAATGAAACATTATCCATCTCCTTTATCCATTCAGTTGAGCTTACAAGGGAAATTGACTTCTACAGGGTTGAAGGAAACAGTTTTATACTATTCAAAACCCTGACAAAAACAGCTGGGTGGGGTCTCCCAAGCACGGAGAAAAACTTTTCAATAACAACATACAAGGGCGAAGAGTGGTTTGAATACCGCATTATCAGGTATCTAAAAGCTATCGAAATTTTAGGATATCCCTTGAACAAGTACAGTCTCGAAACTGAAAATTATTCGATCAATCTGACAGAATTCGGAAACAGGTTAAGGATTGACATCGTCAGAGAAAACAAAATTTACGGAATGTTTAGGGGGTGTTTGAGTGAGAAATGA